From the genome of Solidesulfovibrio carbinolicus, one region includes:
- a CDS encoding UDP-glucuronic acid decarboxylase family protein: protein MHLKKRVLVTGGAGFLGSHLCERLLAQGCDVICLDNYFTGSKQNVAHLLDDPHFELMRHDVTFPLYVEVDEIYNLACPASPIHYQHDPVATTKTSVHGAINMLGLAKRLRAKIMQASTSEVYGDPSVHPQPESYWGNVNPIGFRSCYDEGKRCAETLFFDYRRQHNLRIKVARIFNTYGPRMHPNDGRVVSNFIIQALRGEPLTVYGQGQQTRSFCYVDDLVEAFLRLMDTPDDFTGPVNTGNPGEFTILELAKLVIEYTGSKSVIDYRPLPQDDPKQRRPDITLAKAKLGWEPKVALPEGLKKTIEYFDAFLRQA from the coding sequence ATGCACCTGAAAAAACGTGTTCTCGTCACCGGCGGCGCCGGCTTTCTCGGTTCGCACCTGTGCGAACGCCTGCTCGCCCAGGGTTGCGACGTCATCTGCCTGGACAACTATTTCACCGGCTCCAAGCAAAACGTCGCGCATCTTCTCGACGATCCGCACTTCGAGCTGATGCGCCACGACGTCACCTTCCCCCTCTACGTGGAAGTCGACGAGATCTATAACCTGGCCTGCCCGGCCTCGCCCATCCACTACCAGCACGATCCGGTGGCCACCACCAAGACCAGTGTGCATGGCGCCATCAACATGCTCGGCCTGGCCAAGCGCCTGCGGGCCAAGATCATGCAGGCCTCCACGTCCGAGGTCTACGGCGACCCGTCGGTGCATCCCCAGCCCGAATCCTACTGGGGCAACGTCAACCCCATCGGCTTCCGCTCCTGCTACGACGAAGGCAAGCGTTGCGCCGAAACCCTGTTCTTCGACTACCGCCGCCAGCACAACCTGCGCATCAAGGTCGCCCGCATCTTCAATACCTATGGGCCGAGAATGCATCCCAACGACGGCCGCGTGGTCTCCAACTTCATCATCCAGGCCCTGCGCGGCGAGCCGCTGACCGTTTACGGCCAGGGCCAGCAGACCCGGTCGTTCTGCTACGTCGACGACCTCGTCGAAGCCTTCCTGCGCCTCATGGATACCCCCGACGACTTCACCGGCCCGGTCAACACCGGCAACCCGGGCGAGTTCACCATTCTGGAACTGGCCAAGCTGGTCATCGAATACACCGGCTCCAAGTCGGTCATCGACTACCGGCCCCTGCCCCAGGACGATCCCAAACAGCGCCGCCCGGACATCACCCTGGCCAAGGCCAAGCTCGGTTGGGAACCCAAGGTGGCCCTGCCCGAGGGCCTGAAAAAGACCATCGAATACTTCGATGCCTTCCTGCGCCAGGCCTAA
- a CDS encoding glycosyltransferase family 2 protein: MTYDADSRPASRRGGKISLVVPVYNEGPGLYALRDSVTAVMEATAYDWECILVDDGSRDRSWAVIEELSAADGRFKGLMFSRNFGKEMALTAGVEHAIGSDAVICLDADLQHPPEIIPELLAKWEQGYDIVATIREKVADYSLVKKMGSKTFYWFMRRFTDLDLPPNSTDFRLLDRKVVETLSKFTEGSRMFRGLIDWMGYKKTYISFCAPARSQGEPAYSVKKLFDLAINSFTSFSLVPLRLTGYLGLCIMAVTVPVLGLMVVSNWFFGANITALAFFTVFNTLLIGIVLCALGMMSLYIGHIHTEVVNRPLYIVRSRAGTWDETQ, translated from the coding sequence ATGACGTATGACGCCGACAGCCGCCCCGCCTCCCGGCGGGGCGGCAAGATTTCCCTTGTGGTCCCGGTCTACAACGAAGGCCCGGGGCTTTATGCCCTGCGCGACAGCGTCACGGCGGTCATGGAGGCCACGGCCTACGACTGGGAGTGCATCCTGGTCGATGACGGCAGCCGCGACCGCTCCTGGGCCGTCATTGAAGAGCTGTCCGCCGCCGACGGCCGCTTCAAGGGCCTCATGTTCTCGCGCAACTTCGGCAAGGAGATGGCCCTGACCGCCGGTGTGGAGCACGCCATCGGCTCCGACGCCGTCATCTGCCTCGACGCCGACCTCCAGCATCCGCCCGAGATCATTCCCGAGCTTTTGGCCAAGTGGGAGCAGGGCTACGACATCGTGGCCACCATCCGCGAAAAGGTCGCCGACTACTCCCTGGTCAAGAAGATGGGGTCCAAGACCTTTTACTGGTTCATGCGCCGGTTTACTGATCTCGATTTGCCGCCCAATTCCACGGATTTCCGGCTGCTCGACCGCAAAGTGGTGGAGACGCTTTCGAAATTCACCGAAGGCTCGCGCATGTTCCGGGGCCTGATCGATTGGATGGGCTACAAAAAGACCTACATCTCGTTTTGCGCCCCGGCCCGCAGCCAGGGCGAGCCGGCCTATTCCGTCAAGAAGCTTTTTGATTTGGCGATAAACAGCTTCACCTCCTTTTCCCTGGTGCCCCTGCGCCTGACCGGTTACCTGGGCCTTTGCATCATGGCCGTCACCGTGCCCGTGCTGGGCCTTATGGTCGTCAGCAACTGGTTTTTCGGGGCCAACATCACCGCCTTGGCCTTTTTCACGGTCTTTAATACGCTTTTAATCGGCATCGTGCTGTGCGCTTTGGGCATGATGTCGCTGTATATCGGCCATATCCACACCGAGGTGGTCAACAGGCCCCTTTACATCGTGCGCTCCCGCGCCGGAACCTGGGACGAGACGCAGTGA
- a CDS encoding glycosyltransferase, producing the protein MSPTPPLFSIIIPFKAPGPYIEESLPHLLALAEADFEVILVPDGPMDVAALTTDPRVRAIASGPVSPAVKRDLGAAASLGLYLAFIDDDAYPERGWLSIARAAFEGDPTLSAVGGPAATPPDDPFWARASGAVFLSRLTGVPERYRPTPPRREVDDWPTVNLIVRRDAFYDVGGFDTACWPGEDTKFCLDLVHKKGGRILYLPELFVWHHRRPGLAKHLRQVGNYGLHRGHFVRVHPETSRRPCYFIPSAWVLFLVLALGYGFFYVADGVSPWPLMGCLLSLGFAAYGCFLAAVFFDLTVLRREPALVALAALPYVALTHIWYGVRFLVGLSRKTLTSSLGR; encoded by the coding sequence GTGAGTCCGACGCCGCCGCTGTTTTCCATCATCATTCCGTTTAAGGCCCCTGGCCCTTACATCGAAGAGAGCCTGCCCCATCTGCTGGCCCTGGCCGAAGCGGATTTCGAGGTCATCCTCGTGCCCGACGGCCCCATGGACGTGGCCGCCCTGACAACCGACCCCCGGGTGCGGGCCATCGCTTCGGGGCCGGTGTCGCCGGCCGTCAAGCGCGACCTCGGCGCGGCCGCCTCCCTGGGGCTCTACCTCGCGTTTATCGACGACGACGCCTATCCCGAACGCGGCTGGCTCTCCATCGCCCGGGCCGCCTTCGAGGGCGATCCGACCCTGTCCGCCGTGGGCGGGCCGGCGGCCACGCCCCCGGACGATCCCTTTTGGGCCAGGGCTTCGGGCGCGGTGTTTTTAAGCCGCCTCACCGGCGTGCCCGAGCGCTACCGCCCGACCCCGCCCCGGCGGGAGGTGGACGATTGGCCCACGGTGAACCTCATCGTGCGGCGCGACGCCTTTTATGACGTAGGCGGCTTCGACACCGCCTGCTGGCCCGGCGAGGACACCAAGTTCTGCCTGGATCTGGTCCACAAAAAGGGCGGGCGCATCCTCTATCTGCCCGAGCTGTTCGTGTGGCACCATCGCCGGCCGGGCTTGGCCAAGCATTTGCGCCAGGTCGGCAACTACGGTCTGCACCGGGGCCATTTCGTGCGGGTGCATCCCGAAACCTCGCGCCGGCCGTGCTATTTCATCCCCTCGGCCTGGGTGCTCTTTTTGGTCCTGGCCCTGGGCTACGGCTTTTTTTACGTGGCCGACGGCGTCTCGCCCTGGCCGCTTATGGGCTGCCTTTTAAGCCTGGGCTTTGCCGCCTACGGCTGTTTTTTGGCCGCCGTCTTTTTCGATCTCACGGTCCTTCGCCGCGAGCCGGCCCTTGTGGCCCTGGCCGCCTTGCCCTACGTGGCGCTCACCCACATCTGGTACGGCGTCCGTTTCCTCGTGGGCCTTTCCCGCAAAACGCTGACCAGCTCCCTTGGCAGGTGA
- a CDS encoding B12-binding domain-containing radical SAM protein — protein MKVSVAYPPLSSDKGTPLLSQNRQFQWFTNPTYIYPMVPAYAASLMASRGHTVTFDDGIADEMTYEAFKRDLVAKAPDVIAMETKTPVVTRHWKIVADLKAALPGATIVLMGDHVTALPRETMENCPVDYVIRGGDFDFILADLVDHLDGRPVALPAGVWRRENGEIVDGGLGNLTHNLDELPYIDRELIKWKRYAFKNGNFKYTPGAYVMAGRDCWWGRCTFCSWTTLFPGATYRTVSPARHVAEIERLVNDYGIREIFDDSGCFPRGAWLEEFCNLLIAKGLHKKVVMGCNMRVGELTQAQWNLLKKANFRFILIGLESMSQDTLNRLKKGIKVSQIEETVRMAKKAGLEPHITTMVGYPWETREDARRTVDFAKSLFSRGLLNTLQATIVVPYPGTPLFEEAKANGWLTTENWDDYDMRDSVWKSPISSSDVLQFKDELYKAALTPAFIIRKILSIRDLDDIKFLARAASKLVGHLLNKSRAKSCGCK, from the coding sequence ATGAAAGTTTCCGTGGCCTATCCGCCGCTGTCCTCGGACAAGGGCACGCCGCTTCTGTCCCAGAACCGGCAGTTCCAGTGGTTCACCAACCCCACCTACATCTACCCCATGGTGCCGGCCTATGCCGCCAGCCTCATGGCCTCGCGCGGGCATACCGTCACCTTTGACGACGGCATCGCCGACGAGATGACCTACGAGGCCTTCAAGCGCGATCTGGTGGCCAAGGCCCCGGACGTCATCGCCATGGAGACCAAGACCCCGGTGGTGACGCGGCACTGGAAGATCGTGGCCGACCTCAAAGCGGCCCTGCCCGGCGCGACCATCGTGCTCATGGGCGACCATGTCACCGCGCTGCCCCGGGAAACCATGGAAAACTGCCCGGTGGATTACGTCATCCGCGGCGGCGACTTCGATTTCATTTTAGCCGACCTGGTCGATCATCTCGACGGCCGGCCCGTGGCCCTGCCGGCCGGGGTCTGGCGGCGCGAGAACGGAGAAATCGTCGATGGCGGCCTGGGGAACCTCACCCACAACCTGGACGAGCTGCCCTACATCGACCGCGAACTCATCAAGTGGAAGCGATACGCCTTTAAAAACGGCAATTTCAAGTACACCCCCGGGGCCTATGTCATGGCCGGGCGCGACTGCTGGTGGGGGCGTTGCACCTTTTGCAGCTGGACGACCCTTTTCCCGGGCGCGACCTACCGCACCGTGTCCCCGGCCCGCCACGTGGCCGAGATCGAGCGGCTGGTCAATGACTACGGCATCCGCGAGATCTTCGACGACTCGGGCTGCTTCCCGCGCGGGGCCTGGCTGGAGGAGTTCTGCAACCTGCTGATTGCCAAGGGGCTGCACAAGAAAGTCGTCATGGGCTGCAACATGCGCGTGGGCGAGCTGACCCAGGCCCAGTGGAATCTGCTCAAGAAGGCCAATTTCCGTTTTATCCTCATCGGCCTGGAGTCCATGTCCCAGGATACGCTCAATCGTCTCAAAAAGGGCATCAAGGTCTCCCAGATCGAGGAGACCGTGCGCATGGCCAAAAAGGCGGGACTTGAGCCCCACATCACCACCATGGTGGGCTACCCCTGGGAGACCCGCGAAGACGCCCGGCGCACCGTGGATTTTGCCAAGTCGCTGTTTTCGCGCGGCCTGCTCAACACCCTGCAGGCCACCATCGTCGTGCCCTATCCCGGCACACCGCTGTTCGAGGAAGCCAAGGCCAACGGCTGGCTCACCACCGAGAACTGGGATGACTACGACATGCGCGATTCGGTCTGGAAAAGCCCGATCTCCTCAAGCGACGTGTTGCAATTCAAGGACGAGTTGTATAAAGCCGCCCTCACGCCGGCGTTCATCATCCGCAAGATCCTGAGCATCCGGGACCTTGACGACATCAAGTTCCTGGCCAGGGCCGCTTCCAAGCTCGTCGGGCACCTGCTCAACAAAAGCCGCGCCAAATCCTGCGGCTGCAAATAG
- a CDS encoding glycosyltransferase, whose product MIRVSVVVTTRNEAANIGNCLASVAGQDFPREALEIIVVDNASTDSTKAIARRFTDRVFDKGPERSAQRNYGMLDLAAGEYVMFLDADMILSRTVVRRCVELLDGCPHVALHVPEIVLGTGFFPSVRRFERSFYDGTVIDGARFMRREAFAAVGGFDTSLTGPEDWDLDKKLKGIGTIGLLSRYDFDAVDAYVSGLPAAGIPDALVGFEAKSGQDVPLLFHNEAAFHLGRYLKKKTYYTGSAEAYIAKWTRQDPDIARQYGAFYRFVGVFVEQGRYRRLLAHPVKAGGMYFLRFLVGALFLARRSRQAPSA is encoded by the coding sequence ATGATCCGCGTTTCCGTGGTGGTCACCACCCGAAACGAGGCGGCCAACATCGGCAATTGCCTGGCTTCGGTTGCCGGCCAGGACTTCCCCCGGGAAGCCCTGGAGATCATCGTCGTGGACAACGCTTCCACGGACAGCACCAAGGCCATTGCCCGCCGCTTCACCGACCGCGTCTTCGACAAGGGGCCGGAACGTTCGGCCCAGCGCAACTACGGCATGCTCGACCTGGCCGCCGGGGAGTACGTCATGTTCCTCGACGCGGACATGATCCTGTCGCGCACCGTGGTGCGGCGCTGCGTGGAACTCCTGGACGGTTGCCCCCACGTCGCCTTGCACGTGCCCGAGATCGTGCTCGGCACGGGCTTTTTTCCTTCGGTGCGGCGTTTCGAGCGCAGCTTCTACGACGGCACGGTCATCGACGGCGCGCGGTTCATGCGCCGCGAGGCCTTTGCCGCCGTGGGCGGGTTCGACACGTCCCTGACCGGTCCCGAGGACTGGGACCTGGACAAGAAACTCAAAGGCATCGGGACCATCGGGCTCCTTTCGCGCTACGATTTCGACGCGGTGGACGCCTATGTTTCCGGGTTGCCCGCCGCGGGCATTCCCGATGCGCTCGTGGGCTTCGAAGCGAAAAGCGGACAGGACGTGCCGCTGCTGTTTCACAACGAAGCCGCCTTTCACCTCGGCCGCTACTTGAAGAAAAAGACGTATTACACAGGCAGCGCCGAAGCCTACATCGCCAAATGGACCCGGCAGGACCCGGACATCGCCCGCCAGTATGGGGCGTTCTACCGGTTCGTTGGCGTATTCGTCGAACAAGGCCGCTACCGCCGGCTCCTGGCCCATCCGGTCAAGGCCGGCGGCATGTATTTCCTGCGTTTCCTCGTGGGCGCCCTGTTTTTGGCCAGAAGATCACGCCAGGCCCCAAGCGCGTAA
- a CDS encoding NAD-dependent epimerase/dehydratase family protein translates to MAVAIVTGSAGLIGSETVKFFCDKGFDVVGIDNNFRKTFFGEDASTEWNRQRLEASHKNYTHYDADIRDHEGISKIYGRYGKDIKAVIHCAAQPSHDWAASDPYMDFTVNANGTLVMLENFRAHCPDSVFIFTSTNKVYGDTPNYLPLVELETRWEIDPSHAYNDGIDETMSIDHTKHSLFGASKVAADVLVQEYGRYFGFKTGIFRGGCLTGPSHSGTRLHGFLSYLMRCCITGNKYFIYGYKGKQVRDNIHSYDLVNSLWHFFEKPRVGEVYNMGGGRYSNCSMLEAINLCEEITGKKLNCEYDETNRIGDHIWWISGLKKFEQHYPDWKMTYDVPRILKEIYETQKDVVETA, encoded by the coding sequence GTGGCTGTCGCCATCGTTACCGGCTCCGCCGGCCTCATCGGTTCGGAAACCGTCAAGTTTTTCTGTGACAAAGGCTTCGATGTCGTCGGCATCGACAACAACTTCCGCAAGACCTTCTTCGGCGAGGACGCCTCCACCGAGTGGAACCGCCAGCGCCTGGAAGCTTCCCACAAAAATTACACCCACTACGACGCCGACATCCGCGACCACGAAGGCATTTCCAAGATTTATGGTCGCTACGGCAAGGACATCAAGGCCGTCATCCACTGCGCCGCCCAACCCTCCCACGACTGGGCCGCTTCCGACCCCTACATGGACTTCACCGTCAACGCCAACGGCACCCTGGTGATGCTCGAAAACTTCCGCGCCCATTGCCCGGACAGCGTGTTCATCTTCACCTCCACCAACAAGGTCTACGGCGACACGCCCAACTACCTGCCCCTGGTGGAACTCGAAACCCGCTGGGAAATCGATCCGTCCCACGCCTACAACGACGGCATCGACGAGACCATGTCCATCGACCACACCAAGCACAGCCTGTTTGGCGCTTCCAAGGTCGCCGCCGACGTGCTGGTCCAGGAATACGGCCGCTACTTCGGCTTCAAGACCGGCATCTTCCGGGGCGGCTGCCTCACCGGCCCCTCCCACTCCGGCACGCGCCTGCATGGGTTTCTCTCCTACCTCATGCGCTGCTGCATCACCGGCAACAAGTATTTCATCTACGGCTACAAGGGCAAGCAGGTCCGGGACAACATCCACTCCTACGATCTGGTCAACAGCCTGTGGCATTTCTTCGAGAAGCCCCGCGTCGGCGAGGTCTACAACATGGGCGGCGGCCGCTACTCCAACTGCTCCATGCTCGAAGCCATCAACCTGTGCGAAGAGATCACCGGCAAGAAGCTCAACTGCGAATACGATGAGACCAACCGCATCGGCGACCACATCTGGTGGATCAGCGGGCTTAAGAAGTTTGAGCAGCACTACCCCGACTGGAAGATGACCTACGACGTGCCGCGCATCCTCAAGGAAATCTACGAGACCCAGAAAGACGTCGTCGAGACGGCTTAG
- a CDS encoding NAD-dependent epimerase/dehydratase family protein — MQTMLVTGGAGFVGSNLAVAFKRKYPERTVIVLDNLKRRGSEFNVPRLVAEGIRFVHGDIRNPEDMEFDDKIDVLLECSAEPSVLAGFGGSPKYLINTNLTGTINCLEVARKNAADVVFLSTSRVYPYDPINAIGLREEESRFVWQAGDGPRGWSEAGVDIDFDLNGPKSMYGATKLCSEFVLREYEAMYGVRSVINRCGVIAGPWQFGKVDQGVFSLWVQAHYFKRKLSYIGFGGLGKQVRDLLHIDDLFDLLDMQLADLEKAKGKVYNVGGGRETSLSLLETTRLCEQLTGNAIEIRRDPVNRPADLAIYIGDNRRVTADYGWKPKRSAETVLTDLFDWVRDNEASLRTLSGL, encoded by the coding sequence ATGCAGACCATGTTGGTGACCGGCGGCGCCGGATTCGTGGGCAGCAATCTGGCCGTGGCCTTCAAGCGCAAGTACCCCGAGCGCACGGTCATCGTGCTCGATAACCTCAAGCGGCGCGGCTCGGAATTCAACGTGCCCCGGCTGGTGGCCGAGGGCATCCGGTTCGTCCACGGCGACATCCGCAATCCCGAGGACATGGAGTTCGACGACAAGATCGACGTGCTGCTGGAATGTTCGGCCGAACCGTCGGTGTTGGCCGGATTTGGCGGCTCGCCCAAATATCTCATCAACACCAACCTGACCGGCACCATCAACTGCCTGGAAGTGGCCCGCAAGAATGCCGCCGACGTGGTGTTTCTCTCCACCAGCCGGGTCTATCCCTACGATCCCATCAACGCCATCGGCCTGCGCGAGGAAGAGTCGCGCTTCGTGTGGCAGGCCGGGGACGGTCCGCGCGGTTGGAGCGAGGCCGGGGTGGACATTGATTTTGACTTGAACGGCCCCAAGTCCATGTACGGCGCGACCAAGCTGTGTTCGGAATTCGTGCTGCGCGAATACGAAGCCATGTACGGCGTGCGCAGCGTCATCAACCGCTGCGGCGTCATCGCCGGTCCCTGGCAGTTCGGCAAGGTGGATCAGGGCGTGTTCTCGCTGTGGGTCCAGGCCCACTATTTCAAGCGTAAGCTCTCCTACATCGGCTTTGGCGGCCTGGGCAAACAGGTGCGCGATCTGCTGCATATTGACGATCTGTTCGATCTTCTGGATATGCAGCTGGCCGACCTTGAGAAAGCGAAAGGAAAGGTGTATAATGTCGGCGGCGGCAGGGAAACCAGCCTGTCGCTTCTGGAGACCACCCGCCTTTGCGAGCAGCTCACCGGCAACGCCATCGAGATACGGCGCGATCCGGTCAATCGGCCGGCCGACTTGGCCATTTACATCGGCGACAACCGCCGGGTGACGGCCGACTATGGGTGGAAGCCCAAGCGCAGCGCGGAGACGGTCCTGACGGACCTCTTTGACTGGGTCCGCGACAACGAAGCGAGCCTGCGCACGCTCTCCGGCCTCTAG
- a CDS encoding tetratricopeptide repeat protein, protein MAQRKVDHNRMLADARTIRENISRARGYLRRDDFYRCIEAANDALVLKSTSSALGMGRSEVDLLFVEMCDDFSRHPRVIAFLEGLGVSGGPFLRYKSGDETLLIKKLTAFRIKMEELEEHAAAKEEKRRNAQREEWLALGRECLDQKSFPKGKVYLRRLVENYGDEPGMIREVGKLFADAGLLPEASEMFMLAIERFPSDQQAWRMAIDAWDALGEFKQAEALYLDAVKTFGGHPMTFLNIAKFYLKWHKKDDAYDYAQRALDLDATLAEAKAIQDAIENR, encoded by the coding sequence ATGGCGCAACGCAAGGTCGACCACAACCGGATGCTGGCTGATGCCCGCACCATCCGGGAGAACATCAGCCGCGCCCGGGGGTATTTGCGGCGCGACGACTTCTACCGTTGTATCGAGGCGGCCAACGACGCGCTGGTGCTCAAATCCACCAGCTCGGCCCTGGGCATGGGCCGGTCCGAGGTCGATCTGCTTTTCGTCGAGATGTGCGACGATTTCAGCCGCCACCCGCGCGTGATCGCTTTCCTGGAAGGCCTCGGCGTGAGTGGCGGCCCATTTTTGCGCTACAAGTCCGGTGACGAGACGCTGCTGATTAAAAAGCTCACCGCTTTTCGCATCAAAATGGAAGAGCTGGAGGAGCATGCCGCCGCCAAGGAAGAAAAACGCCGCAACGCCCAGCGCGAGGAGTGGCTGGCCCTGGGCCGGGAGTGCCTGGACCAGAAAAGCTTCCCCAAGGGCAAGGTCTACCTGCGCCGGCTGGTGGAAAACTACGGCGATGAGCCGGGCATGATCCGCGAAGTCGGCAAGCTTTTCGCCGACGCCGGGCTGTTGCCCGAAGCCTCGGAAATGTTCATGCTGGCCATCGAACGCTTCCCCTCCGACCAGCAGGCCTGGCGCATGGCCATCGACGCCTGGGACGCCCTGGGCGAATTCAAACAGGCCGAGGCCCTCTACCTCGACGCCGTCAAAACCTTCGGCGGCCACCCCATGACCTTCCTCAACATCGCCAAGTTCTACCTGAAATGGCACAAGAAAGACGACGCCTATGACTACGCCCAACGCGCGCTGGACCTGGACGCCACATTGGCGGAGGCCAAGGCTATCCAGGACGCCATTGAGAATCGTTGA
- the mnmE gene encoding tRNA uridine-5-carboxymethylaminomethyl(34) synthesis GTPase MnmE, which translates to MRPQPSDTIAAVATPPGRGGVGIIRVSGPAARDVAEKLFRSPRPDFSGLRPYRLHHGTFHAPGGRLLDEGMAAFMPGPGSYTGEDTAELFCHGSPAVLAAVLSAAYALGARPAEAGEFTKRAFLNGRLDLSQAEAVAELIAARGAVQADLALNRLTGGMGEAARELGQALADLLAGICLAVDFPEEEVECLPREAFADGVAAAVARIDALLEAEGRAAPYRQGATVALFGKVNAGKSSLFNALLGTDRAIVTELPGTTRDYLEESLDLDGLPVRLTDTAGLRATDDAIEDMGKKRGLEKARRATLGLYVVDGSTPYVPDAEAEAVLAELGPGKVLLVATKADLPPAEPAPLAALAGRGIQGVAVSSRTGHGLTGLVAAIRAMLTAEAGPPEPDTPAPSDREAAALSAARAELAALAEDITAGIPYDLMGVRLETAAGLVADITGETTPDDVLNAVFDRFCIGK; encoded by the coding sequence ATGCGTCCTCAGCCTTCCGACACCATCGCCGCCGTCGCGACCCCACCGGGTCGCGGCGGCGTCGGCATTATTCGTGTGAGCGGCCCGGCCGCCCGGGACGTGGCCGAAAAGCTCTTTCGGTCGCCCCGGCCGGACTTTTCGGGCCTTAGGCCCTACCGACTGCACCACGGGACCTTTCACGCGCCCGGGGGCAGGCTCCTCGACGAAGGCATGGCCGCCTTCATGCCCGGCCCGGGCAGCTACACTGGCGAGGACACGGCCGAGCTTTTCTGCCACGGCTCCCCGGCCGTGCTCGCCGCCGTGCTTTCCGCCGCTTACGCCCTGGGCGCGCGGCCGGCCGAAGCCGGGGAATTCACCAAACGCGCCTTTTTAAACGGCCGACTGGACCTGTCCCAGGCCGAGGCCGTGGCCGAACTCATCGCCGCCCGGGGCGCGGTCCAGGCCGATCTGGCGCTAAATCGCCTGACCGGCGGCATGGGCGAGGCGGCCCGGGAACTGGGGCAAGCCCTGGCCGATCTCCTGGCCGGCATCTGTCTGGCCGTGGATTTTCCGGAAGAAGAAGTGGAATGCCTGCCGCGCGAGGCCTTTGCCGACGGCGTGGCGGCGGCTGTTGCCCGCATCGACGCCCTGCTCGAAGCCGAAGGGCGGGCCGCGCCCTACCGACAGGGCGCGACAGTGGCCCTTTTCGGCAAGGTCAACGCTGGCAAGTCGAGCCTTTTTAACGCGCTGCTCGGCACGGACCGGGCCATCGTGACGGAACTGCCCGGCACCACCCGCGATTATCTGGAAGAGAGCCTGGACCTCGACGGCCTGCCCGTGCGCCTGACCGACACGGCCGGGCTGCGGGCCACCGACGACGCCATTGAGGACATGGGCAAAAAGCGCGGCCTGGAAAAGGCCCGGCGGGCCACGCTGGGACTATACGTGGTGGACGGCTCGACGCCTTACGTGCCGGACGCCGAGGCCGAGGCCGTGCTGGCCGAGCTGGGGCCGGGCAAGGTGCTGCTCGTTGCCACCAAGGCCGATCTGCCGCCGGCCGAGCCCGCGCCGTTGGCCGCGCTTGCCGGGCGCGGCATCCAGGGCGTGGCCGTGTCCTCGCGCACCGGCCACGGCCTCACCGGCCTTGTGGCCGCCATCCGGGCCATGCTGACCGCCGAGGCCGGCCCGCCCGAACCGGACACGCCGGCCCCCAGCGACCGCGAGGCGGCAGCGCTCTCTGCCGCCCGGGCCGAGCTGGCCGCCCTGGCCGAGGACATCACCGCCGGCATCCCCTACGACCTCATGGGCGTGCGCCTGGAGACGGCCGCCGGGCTGGTCGCCGACATCACCGGCGAGACCACGCCCGACGACGTGTTAAACGCCGTCTTCGACCGGTTCTGCATCGGGAAATGA